In Terriglobales bacterium, the genomic window ACACCACAAGAAACATCATCACCACAACACGCAACCGACAACACCACAACACTAGATTTGGTGGTTTGTGTAGCGGCGGATTTCAATCCGCAGAGATCGGCGGAGCAAATTCCGCCGCTGCACTACTCTGGGGACCCGAGAGGGCACGGTGAAAGCCGTGCCTTTCCTATTGCCGCGGATTACTCGTAGTCGATGCGCTGTTCGGCGTGGCGGCTGAGGTACCAGCACGGGGGATGACCGGAATGCGGAAGCAGCGAGTGGACGCAAATCTGCGCTTCCGGTTCTGCGAACATGTAGTTCGTTTTCTGTTTGTCTTTGTGCAGTGCGTAGTAGCGCTGGATGGTAACCGCGCCATACGGTTCACGGCGGAAGCGCAGCAGGAGCGCATCTGCCGCGTAGATGATGGCGGCCGCGATTAAGACGTACAACCAGCCGCGTATCAAAATCTTTTTCATCGGCGCGTCATGATCCGGGGAGCAGGATTTCGAGATGCACAGCCTGCCGCCCGGGCGTATTCGCGGTTGTGATGCGCAGGTCGGAGAGGCGCTTGATGATGACATCGGCCTCGCCGAGTTGGCGGACAGGATAAGTGGTGGGCACGGCGATGACGCGCATCCCCGCGGCTTTGCCGGCGCGGATGCCGGAGGGCGCATCCTCGATGACGATGCAGTCGCGGGCAGCGAAGCGCAATGCTGCCGCGCCCTTGAGATAAGGTTCGGGGTCGGGCTTGCCGTGGGTGATGTCGCCGGCAGAGACCATGGTGTGCGGGACCGGAAGGCCGACGGCGCGCAGGCGAGTGGTGGCCAGGTCGCGCGTGCCGGAGGTTACGACCGCCCAGCGGTCGGGAGGAATACGAGCCAGCAGATCGGCGGCCCCAGCAATGGCGCGCACCCCTTCCAGGTCGGAGATTTCACGCTGTTCCATGGACGCGGCTTCGGCGTCGGCGTCGAGCTGGGGCGCGACTTCACGGATGGTCTCGATGGTCGGACGGCCGTGGGCGATGGGGATAACCCGGGCGGGATCGAGATGGTGCTCGCGCGCCCAGACAGCCCACTGGCGCTCGACGGCGGCGCGGGAGTCAACCAGAACCCCGTCGAGGTCGAAGAGAATGGCGGCGGAGGAGAGAGTTTTCATTGAACTTTCAACAGGCCGGGAGTTGTTTTCTCGGCCCAGCGTTCGTTGTAACGTTAGGATTGGATGCAATCGTCCATACTTTGACGGCGGCAAGTACAAACGCGAAGCAAGGCGAACGCTTTGATGCGTTGCTGTGCGGCGGAACCCTGGTTCCGCTGCTGGTGGCGTTCTGGATGGTGGCGCAGCGCTACAACATGAGCGCGCGCATCGGCGGGCACATGGCGAGCGGGTTCGCCAGCTTCGCCGTGCTGCTGGCGCCGTACTGGGCATTCGGGTTTGGCGCGGCGGAGGCGCTGCGTCGAGGGATGACGAATCGAGCGGCGCGAGTGTTGGCGCCGGGACTGCTGCTGGTCTCGTACCTGGTGTTCGCGATTCCGCGCGGAGAATTTCGCGGCGATTACGCGCTCATCCTGTTTTCGATCCCGGTGGGATTGGCGGCGATGTTTGAGCTTGTGCCACCCGGCCGGGGGCGGCCGGGCTCCACAGGGCGGCCGGGCTCCGCCACCGGAGTGTGCTGGCAGGACGTGGTGGCGCTGGTGGTGGTGGGAGCGCCAGTGGAATTTCGGCTACTGGCGGGAGCGTGGCCGCATCCGGGGCTGAGCGCCTTGCCGAAGTTCCTGCTGGTGGATGCCGCGCTGTACGCATTCCTGGTGGTGCGCGGGTTGGACGGAGTGGGATTCGATTTTCGTTTGCGCTTGCGCGACCTGGCGACTGGGCTGCGGGAATGGGGCTTCTATGCGCCGATCGCGATCGGATTGGGACTGGCGCTGGGGTTCATCCATTGGAAGCCGTGGAAGCCGGATGCGGCGGTGATTGC contains:
- a CDS encoding HAD family hydrolase, encoding MKTLSSAAILFDLDGVLVDSRAAVERQWAVWAREHHLDPARVIPIAHGRPTIETIREVAPQLDADAEAASMEQREISDLEGVRAIAGAADLLARIPPDRWAVVTSGTRDLATTRLRAVGLPVPHTMVSAGDITHGKPDPEPYLKGAAALRFAARDCIVIEDAPSGIRAGKAAGMRVIAVPTTYPVRQLGEADVIIKRLSDLRITTANTPGRQAVHLEILLPGS
- a CDS encoding type II CAAX endopeptidase family protein is translated as MDAIVHTLTAASTNAKQGERFDALLCGGTLVPLLVAFWMVAQRYNMSARIGGHMASGFASFAVLLAPYWAFGFGAAEALRRGMTNRAARVLAPGLLLVSYLVFAIPRGEFRGDYALILFSIPVGLAAMFELVPPGRGRPGSTGRPGSATGVCWQDVVALVVVGAPVEFRLLAGAWPHPGLSALPKFLLVDAALYAFLVVRGLDGVGFDFRLRLRDLATGLREWGFYAPIAIGLGLALGFIHWKPWKPDAAVIAGAYLITFFFVAIPEEFFFRGLLQNLLEPRLGRGRALAVAAVIFGLSHFNKPLPFNWRYVIMAAIAGVFYGRAWLDRRRLTCSAITHTTVDVVWGLWWK